In the Candidatus Eisenbacteria bacterium genome, GCTTCGCGTGCGGGATGACGTGCTTGGCGGCCCAGAAGGCGGAGTGGAGGTTGAGCTCCATCATGTGCCGGAGCGCATCCTCCTCCACGGCCTCCACCGCGACTCCGCCGGCGTATCCGCCGGCCACGTGCACGAGCACGCGGAGCCCGCCGAGCGAGCCGGCGACGCGGTCCACGGCCTCCCGCATGGAGTCCTCGCGGGTCACGTCCGACACGACTCCCACCAGGGCGCCCGACGTCGCCTCCCGGCTGCGGGCGGCGGCCAGGGCGCTCCACTCCGGATCGCTGCGATACGTCACGCCGACCCGGTACCCGGAGGCCAGGAATCGCGCCACGACCACCCTGCCGATCGCACCGGTGCCCCCCGTGACGAGGACCGTATCATTCCGGCGCTCGGGGCCCT is a window encoding:
- a CDS encoding SDR family NAD(P)-dependent oxidoreductase gives rise to the protein MTEGPERRNDTVLVTGGTGAIGRVVVARFLASGYRVGVTYRSDPEWSALAAARSREATSGALVGVVSDVTREDSMREAVDRVAGSLGGLRVLVHVAGGYAGGVAVEAVEEDALRHMMELNLHSAFWAAKHVIPHAKRAGAGRLLFVSSRGAVVHSSGAAPYAAAKAGLNALVGTLAQELLATGVTANAVMPSMVDTPANRKEMPNADHASWVQPGEIAELLLFLASERASATSGALIPIYGRA